From the Bubalus kerabau isolate K-KA32 ecotype Philippines breed swamp buffalo chromosome 2, PCC_UOA_SB_1v2, whole genome shotgun sequence genome, one window contains:
- the LOC129644677 gene encoding beta-defensin 33-like: MRLLYLLFLLLICLIQTVSGKGKKKNLECEKMGGACKYQNTHGCVILPGECRSRKKHCCRV, from the exons ATGAGGCTCCTGTACCTTCTCTTCCTCTTACTCATATGTCTTATCCAGACGGTATCAG ggaaaggaaaaaagaaaaaccttgaaTGTGAGAAAATGGGTGGTGCCTGCAAGTATCAGAACACCCATGGGTGTGtcatcctgcctggagaatgcagGAGTCGGAAGAAGCACTGTTGCAGAGTCTAG
- the LOC129644678 gene encoding lingual antimicrobial peptide encodes MRLHHLLLALLFLVLSAGSGFTQGVRNPQSCHRNKGICVPIRCPGNMRQIGTCLGPPVKCCRRK; translated from the exons ATGAGGCTCCATCACCTGCTCCTCGCGCTCCTCTTCCTGGTCCTGTCTGCTGGGTCAG GATTTACTCAAGGAGTAAGAAATCCTCAAAGCTGCCATAGGAATAAAGGCATCTGTGTGCCGATCAGGTGCCCTGGAAACATGAGACAGATTGGCACCTGCCTCGGCCCCCCAGTAAAATGCTGCAGGAGGAAGTAA